A genome region from Buchnera aphidicola (Cinara splendens) includes the following:
- the lpdA gene encoding dihydrolipoyl dehydrogenase — MKNHINVNVAVIGGGPAGYSAAFRCSDLGLSTIIIEKYGVLGGTCLNVGCIPSKSLLYLANLIREIQEFSKYNINIGNCDNLNISQIMDWKNNIITKLNNGLYNLAKYRKVKILKGLATFSNKNTLQVVNNDIVYDVHFEHAIIASGSTPKKLSNISSIDSRIWYSTQALSCVSIPKKLLIVGAGIIGLEMATIYSALGSHVDIMDSSEKFFPSIDKDMSDFFIQNTKKYFSIYLNTSIDNLVYTPQGVTIKTKSSSDVLYNSLYDNILISVGRVANIHDLNVSSVDIQLNSSGFIQVDNQMRTNVSNIFAIGDVIGIPMLAHKGIHEAHIAAEVIYGKKHFFEPRTIPCVAYCNPEIAWTGIMEEQAKLKGIKCRAVTVPWKFSGKAISSNCADSGITRLIVDTDNNRVIGGIIIGKNAGELLSEINLSIEMGCDIEDLSLTIHSHPTLSESINISAQLFLGTATDMINKI; from the coding sequence GCAGGATATTCTGCTGCTTTTAGATGTTCTGATTTAGGTTTATCTACTATAATTATAGAAAAATATGGAGTTTTAGGCGGAACATGTTTAAATGTTGGTTGTATACCATCTAAATCATTGCTATATCTAGCTAATTTAATAAGAGAAATTCAAGAATTTTCTAAATATAATATAAATATTGGTAATTGTGATAACTTAAATATTTCTCAGATTATGGATTGGAAAAATAATATTATAACTAAGTTAAATAATGGTTTATATAATTTAGCTAAATATAGAAAAGTTAAGATATTAAAAGGATTAGCTACTTTTTCAAATAAAAATACATTACAGGTAGTAAATAATGATATTGTGTATGATGTTCATTTTGAACATGCTATTATTGCTTCTGGATCTACTCCAAAAAAATTATCTAATATATCTAGTATAGATAGTCGTATTTGGTATTCTACTCAAGCATTAAGTTGTGTGTCTATTCCTAAAAAATTACTAATTGTTGGAGCTGGCATTATTGGCCTGGAAATGGCGACTATATATAGTGCTTTAGGATCGCACGTAGATATTATGGATAGCTCTGAAAAATTTTTTCCATCTATTGATAAAGATATGAGTGATTTTTTTATTCAAAATACTAAAAAATATTTTAGTATATATTTAAATACTTCAATTGATAATTTAGTATATACTCCTCAAGGAGTTACAATAAAAACTAAATCATCTAGTGATGTTTTATATAATAGTTTGTACGATAATATATTAATCTCTGTTGGTAGAGTTGCTAATATTCATGATTTAAATGTGTCTTCTGTAGATATTCAGTTAAATTCTTCAGGCTTTATTCAAGTAGATAATCAAATGAGAACTAATGTATCAAATATTTTTGCTATCGGTGATGTAATTGGTATACCGATGTTAGCGCATAAAGGAATACATGAAGCACATATAGCTGCAGAAGTAATTTATGGAAAAAAACATTTTTTTGAACCTAGAACTATCCCTTGTGTTGCATACTGTAATCCGGAAATTGCATGGACAGGTATTATGGAAGAACAAGCAAAATTAAAAGGTATTAAATGTCGAGCAGTTACTGTTCCTTGGAAATTTTCTGGAAAAGCAATCAGTTCTAATTGTGCAGATAGTGGTATTACAAGATTAATTGTTGATACAGATAATAATAGAGTTATTGGAGGTATAATTATTGGTAAAAATGCTGGAGAATTATTATCAGAAATTAATTTATCTATTGAAATGGGATGTGATATAGAAGATTTATCTCTTACAATTCACTCCCACCCCACTTTATCAGAATCAATAAATATATCAGCACAACTATTTCTTGGTACAGCTACAGATATGATTAATAAAATATAA
- the erpA gene encoding iron-sulfur cluster insertion protein ErpA, whose protein sequence is MTSSIYSFKITITAVNRIKKLLLIKKNLQLKLRVYITGGGCGGFQYGFKLDNIMNKDDIHIKKSGITIIIDPISFQYLIGGKIDYIENLEGSKFIISNPNAQTTCGCGLSFSI, encoded by the coding sequence ATGACATCATCAATATATTCATTTAAAATTACAATAACAGCAGTTAATAGGATAAAAAAACTTTTACTTATAAAAAAAAATTTACAATTAAAATTACGTGTATATATAACAGGAGGTGGTTGTGGTGGCTTTCAGTATGGATTTAAATTAGATAATATCATGAATAAAGATGATATTCATATAAAAAAATCCGGTATAACAATTATTATTGACCCTATTAGTTTTCAATACTTAATCGGAGGAAAAATAGATTATATAGAAAATTTAGAAGGATCAAAATTTATCATTAGTAATCCTAACGCTCAAACAACATGTGGATGTGGATTATCATTTAGTATATAA
- the ftsZ gene encoding cell division protein FtsZ — protein sequence MFEPSELSNDAVIKVIGVGGGGSNAVEHMVREKIEGVEFFAINTDAQALRKIAVGQTIQIGNNITKGLGAGANPDVGKNSAEEDKETLKSALDGADMVFIAAGMGGGTGTGAAPVVAEVAKELGILTVAVVTKPFSFEGKKRMNFAEQGLNELSKYVDSLITIPNDKLLKVLTRGISLLDAFGAANDVLKGAVQGIAELITRPGLMNVDFADVRTVMSEMGYAMMGTGSASGENRAEEASEIAISSPLLEDIDLSGARGVLVNITAGFDLRLDEFETVGNTIRAFSSDNATVVIGTSLDPQMDHSLRVTVVATGIGMEKRSEISFMRNQSSKELLVDYRNQSLRRHRVVNNLNNVKKTTNNNFKNTQKYEKNFLDIPAFLRKNSN from the coding sequence ATGTTTGAACCTTCTGAATTAAGTAATGATGCAGTCATTAAAGTTATTGGTGTTGGTGGAGGTGGAAGTAATGCTGTTGAACATATGGTTCGTGAAAAAATAGAAGGTGTGGAATTTTTTGCTATAAATACAGATGCTCAAGCATTGAGGAAAATAGCTGTAGGACAAACTATACAGATAGGAAATAACATTACAAAAGGTCTAGGAGCTGGAGCAAATCCTGATGTAGGAAAAAATTCTGCCGAAGAAGATAAAGAAACATTAAAATCAGCATTGGATGGTGCAGATATGGTTTTTATAGCGGCAGGAATGGGGGGAGGAACTGGTACGGGAGCCGCTCCTGTAGTAGCAGAAGTTGCAAAAGAACTTGGAATACTAACAGTAGCTGTAGTAACTAAACCCTTTAGTTTTGAGGGAAAAAAAAGAATGAATTTTGCTGAACAAGGATTAAATGAATTATCTAAATATGTTGATTCTCTCATAACAATACCTAATGATAAGTTATTAAAAGTTTTAACACGTGGAATATCATTACTTGATGCATTTGGAGCTGCAAATGATGTGCTTAAGGGAGCTGTGCAAGGAATTGCGGAACTAATTACTCGACCAGGGCTAATGAACGTTGATTTTGCAGATGTAAGAACTGTAATGTCAGAAATGGGTTATGCTATGATGGGTACAGGATCAGCTTCAGGAGAAAATAGAGCAGAAGAAGCCTCTGAAATTGCTATCTCTAGCCCTTTATTAGAAGATATTGATCTTTCAGGAGCTAGAGGAGTGTTAGTAAATATAACTGCTGGTTTTGATTTAAGACTAGATGAATTTGAAACTGTAGGAAACACTATCCGGGCATTTTCATCTGATAATGCAACCGTAGTAATTGGTACTTCACTAGATCCACAAATGGATCATTCTTTAAGAGTAACAGTAGTAGCAACAGGAATTGGTATGGAAAAAAGATCTGAGATTTCTTTTATGAGAAATCAATCGTCTAAAGAATTATTAGTGGATTATAGAAACCAATCATTAAGAAGACATAGAGTAGTAAATAATTTAAATAACGTTAAAAAAACTACTAATAACAATTTTAAAAACACGCAAAAATATGAAAAAAATTTTTTAGATATTCCAGCTTTTTTAAGAAAAAATAGTAATTAA
- the ftsA gene encoding cell division protein FtsA, with amino-acid sequence MNYLIKKNIITGLEIGATKITVLIGEILQCGMINIIGFSKQKVQGIEKGKINNLELLIHCINTSIQKAEKMAQCKIYSVYLSISHNEISCQNEIGITPIKNKEVTQKEIDTVIKTATSVKIKYNHKILHIIPQEFLVDNQSGIKNPIGLSGMRVQANVHLITGNINIHKNIIKAIQKCGVHVKKNIFIGLASSLSVLTEEEKDLGACLVDMGGETMNISIYINGSLYHNAVIPYAGNTVTRDIAYAFSLSYSDAEFIKKKYGYAIEDISVTCKNLEIMTKKGEKIVNCHYQSLVEVIEPRYTELLQLVNKEILYSYTHCRNINPNKYPKISNIVLTGGSSKIKNLLKCANKVFQTNIIIKKPCNIPDIPEYLAHPKYATIIGLLQYGKNYKQSILIKKKNSGFFKYLFTQIKYLLIH; translated from the coding sequence ATGAACTATTTAATAAAAAAAAATATTATTACCGGTCTAGAGATAGGAGCAACAAAAATCACTGTGTTAATAGGAGAAATTCTTCAATGCGGGATGATTAATATAATAGGTTTTAGTAAACAGAAAGTTCAAGGGATAGAAAAAGGCAAAATCAATAATTTAGAACTATTAATACATTGTATAAATACGTCTATTCAAAAAGCAGAAAAAATGGCTCAGTGTAAAATCTATTCTGTATATCTCTCAATATCGCATAATGAAATTAGCTGCCAAAATGAAATTGGAATTACTCCTATTAAGAACAAAGAAGTAACTCAAAAAGAAATAGACACGGTTATTAAAACAGCTACGTCTGTTAAAATAAAATATAATCATAAAATCTTACATATCATCCCTCAAGAATTTTTAGTTGATAATCAATCTGGCATAAAAAATCCTATAGGACTTTCAGGTATGCGGGTACAAGCTAATGTACACTTAATTACCGGAAATATAAATATTCATAAAAATATCATAAAAGCTATTCAAAAATGTGGAGTACATGTAAAAAAAAACATATTTATTGGGTTAGCATCTAGCCTTTCTGTATTAACAGAAGAAGAAAAAGATTTAGGAGCATGTTTAGTAGATATGGGAGGAGAAACAATGAATATTAGTATTTATATAAATGGATCATTATACCATAATGCAGTTATACCGTATGCAGGAAATACTGTAACACGCGATATTGCATATGCTTTTTCTTTATCTTATTCCGATGCAGAATTCATAAAAAAAAAATACGGATATGCTATAGAAGATATCTCAGTTACATGTAAAAATTTAGAAATTATGACCAAAAAAGGGGAAAAAATAGTTAATTGTCATTATCAATCTTTGGTAGAAGTTATTGAGCCAAGATATACAGAATTATTACAATTAGTAAATAAAGAAATTTTATACTCATATACCCATTGTCGTAATATTAATCCTAATAAATATCCTAAAATTTCTAATATAGTATTGACAGGAGGATCCTCTAAAATAAAAAATTTATTAAAATGTGCAAATAAAGTGTTTCAAACTAATATTATCATAAAAAAACCTTGCAATATTCCAGACATACCTGAATATCTTGCACATCCTAAGTATGCTACCATTATTGGATTATTGCAATATGGAAAAAATTATAAACAATCAATTTTAATAAAAAAAAAAAATAGTGGATTTTTTAAATATTTATTTACTCAAATAAAATACTTGTTAATACATTAA
- a CDS encoding Mur ligase family protein encodes MIKKINNIQILLNPWINNIPQKKICNITQYSAKIKSGDLFILLHKKKNTKKNHILKALKNKANVVLYETKKKKHGLCISTQFNTLIIYFKKLSYYIHQIYERFFNKPQKKIKLIGVIGTYGKTTVANLIAQWEKLINKKISIIKNLENTIDTYTQSNYDNINYKNSIQKKLYNLVKKKIDITIIEMSYHVLMQKQMSNLRFESIICTNLTNNLIDGQKNMFQQEKIKFSFLKNNAIKNIILNGDENIASNWIHKFKNKNVISVTIFKKNNVFHTKFWINVINIIYSTSRTKIFFNSSWGSGKLYSLLLGNFNITNILLAMTSMLLLKYSINILIQSSRFLQPIRRKMEKIQINQSPLFVINNVHLPQILYRALYSLKYYNCKKIWCILGYEEITNISTRKIIGNIIEKFSDFIVFINTHPHNKQEKLILHDILNECNKKNKFFIFYNIKQAIQFVFSQTNKYDIILVSEKEKKVKKIIKYINIISKNSSINI; translated from the coding sequence ATGATAAAAAAAATAAATAATATTCAAATATTACTAAATCCATGGATTAATAATATTCCTCAAAAAAAAATTTGTAATATTACTCAATACAGCGCCAAAATTAAAAGTGGTGATTTATTTATTTTATTACATAAAAAAAAAAATACAAAAAAAAATCACATTTTAAAAGCTTTAAAAAATAAAGCTAACGTTGTTTTATATGAAACAAAAAAAAAAAAACACGGATTATGTATATCTACACAATTTAATACATTAATTATTTATTTTAAAAAATTAAGTTACTATATTCATCAAATATATGAAAGATTTTTTAATAAACCACAAAAAAAAATAAAATTAATCGGAGTAATAGGAACATACGGAAAAACTACTGTAGCTAATTTAATTGCACAATGGGAAAAACTTATTAACAAAAAAATTAGTATAATAAAAAATTTAGAAAATACTATTGATACATATACACAATCTAATTATGACAATATTAATTACAAAAACTCCATTCAAAAAAAATTATACAATTTAGTAAAAAAAAAAATAGATATTACAATAATAGAAATGTCTTATCATGTTTTAATGCAAAAACAAATGTCTAATTTAAGATTTGAATCAATAATATGTACAAATCTAACTAATAATCTAATAGATGGCCAAAAAAACATGTTTCAACAAGAAAAAATAAAATTTTCTTTTTTAAAAAATAATGCAATTAAAAATATTATCTTAAATGGAGATGAAAATATTGCAAGTAATTGGATACACAAATTTAAAAATAAAAACGTTATTTCTGTTACTATATTTAAAAAAAATAATGTTTTTCATACAAAATTTTGGATCAATGTAATAAATATCATTTATAGTACTTCACGCACAAAAATTTTCTTTAACTCATCGTGGGGTTCAGGAAAATTATATAGCCTATTATTAGGCAATTTTAATATTACCAATATTTTATTAGCTATGACATCTATGTTATTATTGAAATATTCAATAAATATACTTATTCAAAGTAGTAGATTTTTACAACCTATACGAAGAAAAATGGAAAAAATTCAAATTAATCAAAGTCCTTTATTTGTAATAAATAACGTTCATTTACCACAAATATTATATCGTGCACTGTATTCTTTGAAGTATTATAACTGTAAAAAAATTTGGTGTATTTTAGGGTATGAGGAAATAACAAACATTAGTACTAGAAAAATTATAGGAAATATTATAGAAAAATTTTCTGATTTTATTGTTTTTATAAATACTCATCCTCACAATAAGCAAGAAAAATTAATTCTACACGATATATTAAATGAATGTAATAAAAAAAACAAATTTTTTATATTTTATAATATAAAGCAGGCTATACAATTTGTTTTTTCTCAAACTAATAAATATGATATAATATTAGTGTCAGAAAAAGAAAAAAAGGTAAAAAAAATCATTAAATATATAAATATTATATCAAAAAATAGTAGCATAAATATATAA
- the rsmH gene encoding 16S rRNA (cytosine(1402)-N(4))-methyltransferase RsmH: MSHVSVLLKESINALNIKPDGVYVDGTFGSGGHSLEILKKIGKSGKLYAIDQDPQSVLLGKKIKDNRFYIKQGNFSKVIKDLHYLDNVQIDGILLDLGVSSTQIDTANRGFSFMKNGPLDMRMNNTTGIPAWQWLQKTNQKKIENVLKNLGEERYAKKISHCIIERNKKKPILQTLDLVEIIKKVIPKKNTFKHPATRTFQAIRIYINQEIESLKKTLNILIKILKTRARIAIISFHSIESRIVKKFFKKYSQCQTIPKGLPITEKQIKQRTFKKMKIIKKIKPNIDEIKKNPRARSALLRIAEIL, from the coding sequence ATGTCACATGTATCAGTATTACTAAAAGAATCAATCAATGCTTTAAATATTAAACCTGATGGAGTATACGTTGACGGAACATTCGGTTCAGGCGGACATTCGTTAGAAATATTAAAAAAAATAGGAAAATCAGGAAAATTATATGCAATAGATCAAGATCCACAATCTGTACTTCTTGGAAAGAAAATAAAAGATAATAGATTTTATATCAAACAAGGAAATTTTTCTAAAGTAATAAAAGATTTACATTATCTTGATAATGTACAAATTGATGGAATCTTATTAGATTTAGGTGTTTCATCAACACAAATAGATACAGCAAATAGAGGTTTTTCATTTATGAAAAATGGACCTTTAGATATGCGTATGAATAATACAACCGGAATACCTGCATGGCAATGGTTACAAAAAACCAACCAAAAAAAAATAGAAAATGTTTTAAAAAATTTAGGAGAAGAACGATATGCAAAAAAAATTTCTCATTGTATTATCGAAAGAAATAAAAAAAAACCTATATTACAAACACTAGATTTAGTAGAAATTATTAAAAAAGTTATTCCTAAAAAAAATACATTTAAACATCCTGCTACTCGAACTTTTCAAGCTATACGTATTTATATTAATCAAGAAATAGAATCATTAAAAAAAACATTAAACATTTTAATAAAAATTCTAAAAACTCGAGCAAGAATAGCAATTATTAGCTTCCATTCTATTGAAAGTAGAATTGTAAAAAAATTTTTTAAAAAATACAGTCAATGTCAAACAATTCCTAAAGGTTTACCTATAACTGAGAAGCAAATTAAACAACGTACATTTAAAAAAATGAAAATTATCAAGAAAATAAAACCTAATATTGATGAAATCAAAAAAAACCCACGCGCACGCAGCGCACTATTAAGAATTGCAGAAATACTATAA
- the ilvN gene encoding acetolactate synthase small subunit — MRRILSILLENESGALSRVIGLFSQRGYNIDSLTVAPTENNKISRLTIQTFGNKKTIEQIEKQLQKLIDVHQVIEITNKSYIEREILLIRIKIHEFKKLHEINQLLDIYQGIIIDCSSKKYIIQISGTNHIVDSFLKIIKKSFKIIELSRSGVISINCH, encoded by the coding sequence ATGCGTCGTATTTTATCAATTTTACTAGAAAATGAATCAGGAGCACTATCTCGAGTAATTGGTCTATTTTCACAACGCGGATATAATATAGATAGCCTTACAGTAGCTCCAACAGAGAACAATAAGATTTCTCGATTAACTATTCAAACCTTTGGAAATAAAAAAACAATCGAGCAAATTGAAAAACAACTACAAAAATTAATTGATGTACATCAAGTTATCGAAATTACTAATAAAAGTTATATAGAAAGAGAAATTCTATTGATAAGAATCAAAATACATGAATTTAAAAAACTCCATGAAATTAATCAATTACTTGATATTTATCAAGGAATTATAATTGATTGTTCCTCAAAAAAATATATTATTCAAATATCAGGTACTAACCATATTGTTGATTCATTTTTAAAAATCATAAAAAAATCTTTTAAAATTATTGAATTATCTAGATCCGGAGTAATCAGTATTAATTGTCATTAA